The DNA region taatctcttttTAGATAGAGTATTTCTCTATGCGGGATATGGTTTCAACCGGGGGCAAACAACAAATACACTTGCAATAGACACACCTGAACATGCAGAGAATATTCGGTTTGATATATCCTATGAGGAACCCTATATAAATACTAAAGTAAACTAATATATACTATCAAATGAGGTCATGCACAATACTAAAACGAGGTGTTTACACGAGGGAGTTGGTTTGATATGATGCACACTAATCAATGTATGCAGACTTTGCACAAGCAGACCTGAATCTGTGAACCAATGATTCTAttcattcaaatttatgttacaCATATATGATGCAGAACCTAACTCAATAAGGGTATTTGCAACACACAGATAATTGAAGAGGAGATTCAGTAGCCGACTTATGTTCGGGGACAATAAGGCGTGAAAACATCAAGTCAAAACACCTCAAggctcatatatatttaaaatatatatatattttagataaatGAAATGTTTTGAACTTGCTAGACTATGTTCAAGTACAAAGTCGTGTTTCTTCACCCAACTAATGGTCGATCGCTTAGCTAGTAAGAAAAGtgtactaatattatatcatgaaGATCACGGCAGTAGTCTAGCATTATATGCCATTAACTTGTTTGAAACATGAATGATAAACAAATACCAACATGTTCAATTTTTTATGCCGACTAAAGCAAGCCGACACCTTTCATTTGCGAGTGACAACTCTAAAGTTTGCATGTTTCAGTCTTTACCtcgagaaaataaaaataaaaagttaaaaaagctGTCCCTAGATATTCTGTATTGGTTCTTCCAGCCAACAACTGGTGTTTGTTCCAGAACAGTGTGACTTGGCTTCTAGGTGGGACCAGGTGGGTCTCTTCCCCTTAAGCCATTCTTTCTTGATTTCTATCAAACCAGAGGATCATGGATTCATGTTCCCTGAGAAGTTTGCTGCTACTTTAGTTCTTTCCAGTTTAGGGCATTTTGGAGAGGAAATTTTGCACGTAATTTGCCTTGAATTACTAAACAACAATCGTAATGAAGCAAGGAATCCTTGCCCTTGCACAGTCCTTTTACAtcactttttcaaagacttTAACTTTCACCGTCTAAACTCTAAAGTCCCGTTGAGCTgggttttcttttcattttttgaaaataaaatactaaaaacaAATGCACCCCTCCCACTTAAACAAGGAATATATAAAGTCTATCCAATAGATTTGTACCACGTGGATTGGTATGCGAAGAATGCTGCTCTTCGAAGCTCTCTTTTTCTCGACTTTGGTACACGCACTGCGCCAAAACTAAAAAGCACCAGCTTTTGCATTCTATATAAACCCATCAAAGGCTTTGGTATTCCTTCATGCCAACGCTGCTTTTACAGAGCCTTCTCTCCGACACTGAAAAACTCGAGCTTGATTTCTTAGATATCATCCATTTTTTGTGTTGTTTCGAAACCTTTTCTTTGTCTATTCATTTCGTACGTGGGGTTCTTTGACAATCTTTAATCTTTtcaaaaatgaagaacaagtcttctctctttctcaagCAGTTTATCTCTGTGTTCAAATCTATAGCTAAAGCCAAGTCAATGGCCATCAAGAACAAAACCAGCGCTTTCAAAGCTCGCCTCATAATGTTCTCCTTGTTGAAGAACAAGCAGAAGCTTATGCTGGATTCGTTATCCCATAAAATCCATATACTTCTTGGGCAGCATGACGGAGAAAGCCAAGACGAGGCAGGTGAAAATAGCAAGGCCATAGTTCTCTACAACATTGCATTGGCAAACGAGTCCTCGCATTCGAGCTCCAGCCACGCCCAGTACTTGATGCACAATGTAGAGGCTGAttatgaagaagaaggagatCATGATGACGGTGATGATAAATACCCAGATCTCAGACACTCTTTATTTGATGACGAGGATTTGGACATTGAGGAGGATGATCAGGGTGGGTCCATCATTGATCAGGTGAGGAATTCCAAGGAGGAGGAAGGGGAGAATTTCGTCCTGGAAGACGAGATTGATAATGTTGCAGACTTGTTTATCAGGAGGTTCTATAAACAGATACGCTTGCAAAAGCTGCAGTCTTTCAAGAGGTTTCAAGCGATGATGGAGAGAATTCTTTGATTAATCAAAACTGCGGGTACGAAGAAGTGGGGAGTGCC from Carya illinoinensis cultivar Pawnee chromosome 6, C.illinoinensisPawnee_v1, whole genome shotgun sequence includes:
- the LOC122312941 gene encoding uncharacterized protein LOC122312941; this translates as MKNKSSLFLKQFISVFKSIAKAKSMAIKNKTSAFKARLIMFSLLKNKQKLMLDSLSHKIHILLGQHDGESQDEAGENSKAIVLYNIALANESSHSSSSHAQYLMHNVEADYEEEGDHDDGDDKYPDLRHSLFDDEDLDIEEDDQGGSIIDQVRNSKEEEGENFVLEDEIDNVADLFIRRFYKQIRLQKLQSFKRFQAMMERIL